A single window of Rhizobium indicum DNA harbors:
- a CDS encoding LuxR family transcriptional regulator, with protein MQIFVGSTQVSDITGTRRRIGRNAPTVIIIENSTLARTTVVKLLERELAGWNVIDLISTESLDSALGAEVRLIVLGLAGRSVESTSLRDDLAAIAARFPEAPVTLLSGTDDAIIARQALKMGIRGLFSTSLPIDIALAGLRLVLAGGTFFPQLLGAGTNGSNEHSPARNEAEKSLDDRTQYLAIADFTPREADVLAELQCGCSNKVIAGKLNLSGHTVKMHLQHIMRKLQAQNRTEVVARLIQRAAGGPDVSPG; from the coding sequence TTGCAAATATTCGTGGGGAGCACGCAAGTGTCCGACATTACTGGAACTAGGCGCCGTATCGGGCGCAATGCACCAACTGTGATCATCATCGAGAATTCTACATTGGCGCGCACCACCGTGGTGAAGCTTCTTGAGCGTGAACTCGCCGGGTGGAACGTTATAGATTTGATCTCAACCGAGAGTCTCGATAGTGCTCTTGGAGCAGAGGTGCGTTTGATTGTATTGGGCCTGGCTGGCAGAAGTGTTGAGAGCACCAGCCTGCGTGATGATCTCGCGGCGATTGCTGCACGTTTTCCTGAGGCTCCTGTCACGTTGCTCTCAGGTACGGATGACGCCATCATAGCCCGTCAGGCACTCAAGATGGGCATCCGCGGCTTATTCTCGACTTCACTTCCCATTGACATTGCTCTTGCCGGTCTTCGTCTCGTTCTGGCCGGAGGAACATTTTTCCCGCAGCTATTGGGAGCTGGTACAAACGGCTCAAACGAGCATAGTCCGGCCAGAAATGAAGCCGAAAAGAGCTTGGATGATAGGACGCAGTACTTGGCGATCGCTGATTTCACTCCCCGGGAAGCGGATGTCCTCGCAGAGTTGCAATGCGGCTGTTCAAATAAGGTGATTGCAGGAAAACTCAATTTGTCGGGGCATACAGTGAAGATGCATTTGCAACACATAATGCGCAAGTTGCAGGCGCAGAACCGCACTGAAGTGGTTGCCCGCTTAATTCAAAGAGCCGCCGGTGGGCCTGACGTCTCGCCGGGTTAG
- a CDS encoding PE-PGRS family protein, with the protein MPIPQISDTIHLNNPDAGDANAGNGGDGHNDGNINYNPVAYVNPVQTVYGATTDLHNGDHVWQKAGWDAGSGGDGGFAQAKNGFLAAVTNSGDGGAGGDSNSNGSQGNSSGGDTATVNAATTATQYTQLVADQHATILAGVGGNGGNGNNALGGDISSALVHTDPETTTVNNSLDHFINAFGHIDVDHLGS; encoded by the coding sequence ATGCCTATTCCACAAATATCCGACACGATTCATCTCAACAACCCGGATGCGGGTGACGCGAATGCCGGCAACGGCGGTGATGGCCACAACGATGGGAACATCAACTACAACCCGGTTGCCTATGTAAACCCCGTGCAAACGGTCTACGGGGCAACGACCGATCTGCACAATGGCGATCACGTTTGGCAGAAGGCAGGTTGGGACGCCGGCAGTGGCGGAGACGGTGGCTTTGCTCAGGCCAAGAACGGCTTCCTGGCGGCGGTCACGAACAGCGGCGACGGCGGCGCGGGGGGAGATTCAAACTCCAACGGCAGCCAAGGAAACTCGAGCGGCGGCGACACGGCTACCGTGAATGCGGCTACGACCGCGACACAATATACGCAGCTTGTGGCCGATCAGCATGCCACCATCCTCGCAGGTGTCGGCGGCAACGGCGGCAACGGGAACAACGCTCTGGGCGGCGATATCTCGTCAGCTCTGGTGCACACGGATCCCGAAACGACGACGGTGAACAATTCTCTCGATCACTTCATAAACGCCTTCGGCCATATCGACGTCGACCATCTCGGCTCCTGA
- a CDS encoding type I secretion system permease/ATPase — translation MTTISIKPPRPPTQLVVALRACAGAFGLVFLYSCGYNLFLLAPSIYLLQIYDRVLSSRSADTLLMLTMIIAIGVMVGSTLDIVRRAALSRIGSWLDHRLRPMVLTSSFEYAARADTGAATECYRDLAALRQFLDSPASSLFFDVPWAPVFLFLLFLVHPLLGTIGLLSALALLLFAFLTELATREPLAYANLALSRSYIRFATALKNIEVIRAMGMQDGAALIVYRDAEMARRAQDIAMHRTEIILGFSKSIRTLAQILMMGSATWLVLVNNGSPGIIFVASLLLGRGLAPIEGAIGAWRSFTFARNAFNRLNKMLISVASDCDARMVPLPEPNGLVLDNVSYIKPFADRPILTDITLRLAPGDCIALIGPSGSGKSTLGRVMAGVVPATRGYALLGGVDISALRLCGGTCHVGYLPQDIELFGGAIKDVIGRLDGGDPGKAIDAAKLVGLHEAIMRLPQGYETDIGEGGNLLLRAQRQQLGLARAAYGNPSLIVLDDPNSSLDYDGERMLFAAIERMKSRGMTVVIITHRMGILPVTNKIAIMRNGTVAAFGDSERIYETYLQPPSRTGT, via the coding sequence ATGACAACGATTTCCATAAAGCCACCGCGCCCGCCGACACAGCTTGTTGTTGCGCTCAGGGCTTGTGCCGGAGCCTTCGGGTTGGTCTTCCTCTATAGCTGCGGCTACAATCTCTTTCTTCTCGCGCCTTCCATCTATCTCCTGCAGATCTATGACAGGGTCCTGTCGAGCCGAAGCGCTGACACGCTGCTGATGCTGACGATGATCATCGCCATCGGCGTGATGGTCGGGTCCACGCTGGATATCGTGCGCAGAGCAGCTCTTTCGCGCATCGGCAGTTGGCTGGACCACAGGCTACGGCCCATGGTGCTCACCTCATCGTTCGAATATGCCGCTCGCGCCGATACGGGAGCCGCCACGGAATGTTACAGGGACCTGGCCGCACTACGCCAGTTCCTCGATTCACCGGCTAGCTCGCTCTTTTTTGACGTTCCCTGGGCACCCGTATTCCTGTTCCTGCTCTTTCTCGTTCATCCGCTGCTTGGGACCATCGGTCTTCTGAGCGCGCTTGCACTTCTGCTGTTTGCGTTCCTGACGGAACTGGCGACGCGAGAGCCGCTTGCCTACGCCAATCTTGCCCTTTCGAGGAGCTATATCCGATTTGCGACCGCCCTCAAAAACATCGAGGTCATCAGGGCGATGGGCATGCAGGATGGCGCGGCGCTGATCGTCTATCGCGATGCGGAAATGGCAAGAAGGGCACAGGACATCGCGATGCATCGGACGGAGATCATTCTTGGTTTCTCCAAATCGATCCGCACACTCGCGCAGATCCTCATGATGGGATCCGCGACATGGCTAGTGCTCGTAAACAATGGCAGTCCCGGGATCATCTTCGTTGCGAGCCTGCTGCTCGGGCGCGGGCTCGCACCGATCGAGGGCGCAATAGGGGCATGGCGCTCCTTTACGTTTGCGCGCAATGCCTTCAATCGCTTGAACAAAATGCTGATATCAGTTGCATCGGATTGCGATGCCCGAATGGTGCCGCTGCCGGAACCCAATGGCCTCGTTCTCGATAATGTCAGCTATATCAAGCCATTCGCTGATCGGCCGATATTGACTGATATCACCTTGCGCCTCGCCCCCGGCGATTGCATAGCGCTCATCGGTCCTTCGGGATCGGGAAAATCAACACTCGGTCGCGTCATGGCAGGCGTTGTGCCAGCAACGCGCGGATATGCTCTTCTCGGTGGGGTCGATATCTCGGCTCTGCGCCTTTGTGGGGGGACCTGCCACGTCGGATACCTGCCGCAGGACATCGAACTCTTCGGCGGAGCGATCAAGGATGTGATCGGCCGGCTGGACGGAGGAGATCCCGGCAAAGCGATCGACGCCGCGAAGCTGGTTGGGTTGCACGAAGCGATCATGCGGCTGCCGCAGGGTTACGAGACCGATATCGGTGAAGGTGGCAACCTGCTCCTTCGAGCTCAGCGCCAACAGCTGGGACTGGCCCGGGCGGCCTATGGAAATCCGTCTCTGATCGTTCTCGACGATCCGAATTCGAGCCTGGATTATGACGGCGAACGCATGCTGTTTGCGGCAATCGAGCGCATGAAATCCAGGGGGATGACCGTCGTTATCATAACGCACCGGATGGGGATCCTGCCGGTCACCAACAAGATTGCCATCATGCGTAACGGGACGGTGGCTGCCTTCGGCGACAGCGAACGGATTTATGAAACTTATCTTCAACCACCGTCTCGAACAGGAACATAG
- a CDS encoding HlyD family type I secretion periplasmic adaptor subunit, producing the protein MALVQLDATPTKFSNSPRTGRRLVKQQTTYLPVIESKQRGPAPPSPMPGLRGVVWTGNLLILVFIVGLGIWSVLAPLKSAAIASGVIEPESSRKTIQHLEGGIVRRILVKNGDAVMAGQIVIELDDTKSRSERDSIQGQLWDAEGSRARLLAEQTGGDHIAYPEDLRSAMDRYPSVSAILIGQQKIFEARRRVMQAEIQIANEKIAQVRQEIVGLGAQKAALADRATISSQELDQVTILSAKGLERRSRLLNLQREKADLDGQQGQVEAQISRAYQVISGSQADLAKLESDRLSEVAQGMRDTESRIMQLRERLRAIDDQLARTDIRAPDDGTIMNLRVHTSGGVIGAGEPLVDLLPRSDRLVVSAHVRPEDINLVHAGLEAQVHLLPYNQRRVPLLKGRVEYVSADRLIDTQSGQPYFAATIRVTDERLAKMSDVELVAGMPAQTLIETGKSSVALYAVRPLLDSFNRAFRED; encoded by the coding sequence ATGGCCCTTGTTCAACTGGATGCAACGCCGACGAAATTTTCGAATTCGCCGAGGACGGGTCGGCGGTTGGTCAAGCAACAGACGACCTATTTGCCGGTGATCGAGTCGAAACAGCGCGGACCCGCGCCCCCCTCGCCGATGCCGGGGCTCAGAGGCGTTGTTTGGACAGGCAACCTGTTGATCCTGGTTTTCATAGTCGGATTGGGAATCTGGTCTGTCCTGGCGCCGCTGAAAAGCGCTGCAATTGCATCGGGCGTTATCGAACCGGAGTCCAGCCGCAAGACCATTCAGCATCTGGAAGGTGGAATTGTCCGACGGATACTCGTTAAAAACGGCGATGCGGTCATGGCCGGACAGATCGTGATAGAACTCGACGACACGAAGTCTCGCTCGGAGCGCGACAGCATTCAAGGGCAACTTTGGGACGCCGAAGGAAGCCGCGCCCGCCTGCTTGCGGAGCAGACGGGCGGCGACCATATCGCCTATCCTGAGGACCTCAGGTCAGCCATGGACAGATATCCTTCGGTCAGCGCGATTCTGATCGGGCAACAGAAAATCTTCGAAGCCCGTCGCCGCGTCATGCAGGCGGAAATTCAGATCGCCAATGAAAAAATCGCGCAGGTGCGGCAGGAAATCGTCGGACTTGGCGCACAGAAGGCAGCACTGGCCGACAGAGCGACAATCTCGAGCCAAGAACTGGATCAGGTTACGATCCTCAGCGCCAAAGGACTGGAAAGAAGGAGCAGACTTCTCAACCTCCAGCGGGAAAAAGCAGACCTCGATGGCCAGCAGGGTCAAGTAGAGGCACAGATCTCTCGCGCCTACCAAGTGATCAGCGGCTCACAGGCCGATCTCGCAAAGCTTGAGAGCGACCGGTTGAGCGAAGTCGCCCAAGGCATGCGCGATACGGAAAGCCGGATCATGCAGCTGCGCGAGCGCTTGCGGGCGATCGACGACCAACTCGCAAGGACCGACATCCGCGCTCCCGACGATGGAACAATCATGAATCTGCGCGTCCACACATCAGGTGGCGTGATCGGCGCCGGTGAACCGCTCGTCGATCTTCTGCCACGCTCCGATCGCCTTGTCGTGTCTGCCCACGTCAGACCGGAAGACATCAACCTCGTTCATGCGGGGCTCGAGGCACAGGTCCACCTCCTTCCCTACAATCAGCGGCGCGTTCCACTCCTGAAAGGTCGGGTCGAGTATGTTTCAGCGGACCGTCTCATCGATACGCAGAGCGGCCAGCCCTACTTTGCCGCGACGATCCGTGTAACGGACGAGCGATTGGCGAAAATGAGTGATGTCGAACTGGTCGCGGGCATGCCCGCGCAGACACTGATCGAAACAGGCAAAAGCAGCGTGGCGCTCTATGCTGTCAGACCACTTCTCGACAGTTTCAACAGAGCATTTCGTGAGGACTGA
- a CDS encoding transposase, with the protein MGKRKFDNDQITGILKEHQAGVTVADVCHRYGISEPTFYRWQSLQFGNVGLHAKRLRALEEENQKLKKLLAESMLSAATLSEMLAKTSKGRN; encoded by the coding sequence ATGGGCAAGAGAAAATTCGACAACGACCAGATTACGGGCATTCTGAAGGAGCATCAAGCCGGAGTGACGGTGGCAGATGTTTGCCACAGGTACGGTATCAGCGAGCCGACTTTCTATCGGTGGCAATCCTTGCAGTTCGGAAATGTCGGTCTCCATGCCAAAAGATTGAGAGCACTGGAGGAAGAGAACCAGAAGCTCAAAAAGCTTTTGGCCGAATCCATGCTCTCGGCGGCAACACTGAGCGAGATGCTGGCGAAGACATCGAAAGGGCGAAACTAA
- a CDS encoding helix-turn-helix domain-containing protein: MGEIQKLTIDGKGYVLLSEDDYQDLVDISEARAAKARIDAGEETWPEDVVKALIAGEDPVRVFRKHRGMSIKELAEKSGLSQPYLSEIETGKKEGSLDALRSIASALDVDLDDVA, encoded by the coding sequence ATGGGTGAAATCCAGAAACTGACCATCGACGGCAAGGGGTACGTGCTGCTTTCCGAAGACGACTATCAGGACCTTGTCGACATCAGCGAGGCGCGCGCCGCAAAGGCGCGTATCGACGCTGGTGAAGAGACCTGGCCTGAAGACGTCGTCAAGGCGCTGATTGCCGGCGAAGATCCTGTCCGGGTGTTCCGTAAGCATCGCGGTATGAGCATCAAGGAGCTGGCTGAAAAGTCCGGACTCTCCCAGCCCTATCTTTCCGAAATCGAGACCGGAAAGAAGGAGGGCTCCCTGGACGCACTCAGGTCGATCGCCAGCGCGCTGGACGTCGACCTTGACGATGTGGCTTGA
- a CDS encoding type II toxin-antitoxin system RelE family toxin: MKKIAYSKAATKALRKMQPKRAAAIVARVEAFANGETVDLKKLQGSDFFRIRVGQDRVIIDDQTMQVLIIKAGPRGDIYNE; this comes from the coding sequence ATGAAAAAGATCGCCTACAGCAAGGCCGCCACGAAGGCACTCCGCAAGATGCAGCCGAAGCGCGCCGCGGCGATCGTCGCCAGGGTCGAAGCCTTCGCCAACGGCGAGACGGTCGATCTCAAGAAGCTGCAAGGCAGCGATTTTTTTCGAATTCGTGTCGGGCAGGACCGTGTCATCATCGACGATCAGACCATGCAGGTCCTCATCATCAAGGCCGGCCCACGCGGCGACATCTATAACGAATAG
- the yacG gene encoding DNA gyrase inhibitor YacG, which yields MPDDKKAAAKVEPLRKTRPCPECGKPSHREHYPFCSNRCREADLSRWLTGAYAIPVADDETKAEYPDEEN from the coding sequence ATGCCTGACGACAAGAAAGCGGCCGCCAAGGTCGAACCGCTGCGCAAGACCCGCCCTTGCCCCGAATGCGGCAAACCTTCCCACCGCGAACATTACCCCTTCTGCTCCAACCGCTGCCGCGAGGCCGATCTGTCCCGCTGGCTGACCGGCGCCTATGCCATCCCGGTTGCCGACGATGAGACGAAGGCCGAATATCCCGATGAGGAAAACTAG
- a CDS encoding Maf-like protein — MALKYKLILASGSPRRVDLLNQAGIEPSRLMPMDIDEAPRKSEHPRSLARRLSAEKAEAALAAIKGDITWKGSYILSADTVVAVGRRILGKAEFADEALNSLHLLSGRNHMVYTGVCLVTPDRKVRQKIVETKVRFKRLSGFEIENYLASGQWRGKAGAYGIQGLAGTFVQKMVGSYTNVVGLPLYETILLLTGEGFDVHSRWPEG, encoded by the coding sequence ATGGCGCTGAAATACAAGCTCATTCTGGCCTCGGGCTCGCCCCGTCGCGTTGACCTGCTCAACCAGGCCGGCATCGAGCCTTCGCGCCTGATGCCGATGGATATCGACGAGGCGCCCAGGAAGTCGGAGCATCCGCGTTCGCTCGCCCGCAGGCTTTCGGCTGAGAAGGCTGAAGCCGCCCTTGCCGCCATCAAGGGCGATATCACCTGGAAGGGCAGCTATATCCTGTCTGCCGATACGGTGGTCGCCGTTGGCCGGCGTATCCTCGGCAAGGCTGAGTTCGCCGACGAGGCCTTGAACTCGTTGCATCTCCTCTCGGGACGCAACCACATGGTCTACACCGGCGTTTGCCTGGTGACCCCGGATCGCAAGGTCCGTCAGAAGATCGTCGAGACCAAGGTGCGCTTCAAGCGTCTCTCGGGCTTCGAGATCGAGAACTACCTGGCCTCCGGCCAGTGGCGCGGCAAGGCAGGCGCCTACGGCATCCAGGGCCTCGCCGGCACCTTCGTGCAGAAGATGGTGGGCTCCTACACCAATGTCGTCGGCCTGCCGCTTTATGAAACCATTCTGCTTTTGACCGGCGAAGGCTTCGATGTGCATAGCCGGTGGCCCGAGGGTTGA
- the infA gene encoding translation initiation factor IF-1 yields MPKEEVLEFPGIVTELLPNATFRVKLENEHEIIAHTAGRMRKNRIRVLAGDKVLVEMTPYDLTKGRITYRFK; encoded by the coding sequence ATGCCTAAAGAAGAAGTCCTCGAATTCCCGGGAATCGTCACCGAACTTCTGCCGAATGCGACGTTCCGTGTGAAGCTCGAAAACGAACACGAGATCATCGCCCACACCGCCGGCCGCATGCGCAAGAACCGCATCCGCGTTCTCGCCGGCGACAAGGTGCTTGTGGAAATGACGCCCTACGATTTGACCAAAGGCCGTATCACCTACCGTTTCAAGTAA
- a CDS encoding low molecular weight phosphatase family protein: MTAMERAVDVEEGKRPGAILFMCGMNAIRSPMAEAIARSILPANTYIRSAGVRAGERDPFVDVVLEEIGLSLGRRQPQTLEELEDDYFDLIITLSPQAHHAALELTRSSAVDVVYWPTMDPTVAIGTREQILESYREVRDHLAGLIESRLLKRNGIAAQSA, from the coding sequence ATGACGGCAATGGAGCGCGCCGTCGACGTCGAGGAGGGAAAGCGGCCGGGCGCCATCCTCTTCATGTGCGGGATGAATGCCATCCGCTCGCCGATGGCCGAAGCGATCGCCCGTAGCATTTTGCCGGCCAATACCTATATCAGGTCGGCCGGCGTTCGCGCCGGCGAGCGCGATCCCTTCGTGGATGTCGTGCTCGAGGAGATCGGGCTTTCCCTCGGGCGCCGCCAGCCGCAGACGCTGGAAGAGCTCGAGGACGATTACTTCGATCTGATCATCACGCTGTCGCCGCAGGCCCATCATGCAGCACTTGAGCTGACGCGGTCGAGTGCGGTCGATGTGGTCTACTGGCCGACGATGGATCCGACGGTTGCAATCGGAACGCGCGAGCAGATTCTGGAGAGCTACCGCGAGGTCCGCGATCACTTGGCCGGCCTCATCGAAAGCCGGCTACTCAAACGAAATGGCATTGCCGCGCAATCGGCATGA
- a CDS encoding UPF0262 family protein: protein MAKGDFRLCDVVLDDTIGRSTPDVEHERAVAIFDLIEENRFEPLGHAGGPYRLNISLVDSKLVFAITTEEGGGVATHILSLTPFRRIVKDYFMICESYYEAIRSSTPSRIEAIDMGRRGIHNEGSQTLKDRLAGKIEVDFDTARRLFTLVCVLYWRG, encoded by the coding sequence ATGGCGAAGGGCGATTTCCGGCTTTGCGACGTCGTCCTTGACGATACGATCGGCCGTTCGACGCCCGATGTCGAGCATGAGCGCGCCGTCGCCATCTTCGATTTGATCGAGGAGAACAGGTTCGAGCCGCTCGGCCATGCCGGCGGGCCTTACCGACTGAACATCTCGCTGGTCGATTCGAAACTGGTGTTCGCCATCACCACCGAAGAGGGCGGCGGCGTCGCCACCCATATCCTGTCGCTCACCCCTTTCCGGCGGATCGTCAAGGATTACTTCATGATCTGCGAGAGCTATTACGAAGCGATCCGTTCGTCGACGCCGAGCCGTATCGAGGCGATCGACATGGGCCGGCGCGGCATCCACAACGAAGGCTCGCAGACGCTGAAGGATAGGCTGGCCGGCAAGATAGAGGTCGATTTCGATACCGCCCGGCGCCTTTTCACGCTGGTCTGCGTGCTCTACTGGCGCGGATGA
- the hisD gene encoding histidinol dehydrogenase — protein MAIWLDQASEGFEQHFAAFLTTKREVSEDVNVVVRAIIDDVRVRGDVALAEYSLKFDGIDYATVPMRVTPEEIDAAVEAVPSEVLGALKLAALRIESHHRRQLPKDDIYEDDLGVGLGSRWTAIEAVGLYVPGGTASYPSSVLMNAVPAKVAGVDRIVIAVPATGGAVNPAVLAAAKLVGVTEIYRVGGAQAIAALAYGTETIAPVAKITGPGNAYVAAAKRHVFGTVGIDMIAGPSEVLVIADKDNNPDWIAADLLAQAEHDVSSQAILITDDAAFGKAVEQAVERQLKTLNRAETAAASWRDFGAVILVADLKQAIPLANRIAAEHLELAVVDPDRLLDGIRNAGAIFIGAHTPEVIGDYVGGSNHVLPTARSARFSSGLSVLDFVKRTSILRLGPQQLRTLGPAAIALAVSEGLDAHARSVAIRLNLER, from the coding sequence TTGGCAATCTGGCTGGATCAGGCATCGGAAGGTTTCGAGCAGCATTTTGCCGCCTTCCTGACGACGAAGCGTGAAGTCTCCGAGGATGTGAACGTCGTCGTCCGCGCCATCATCGATGATGTGCGCGTCCGCGGCGATGTCGCGCTTGCCGAATATTCGCTGAAATTCGACGGCATCGATTACGCCACCGTGCCGATGCGCGTTACCCCTGAGGAAATCGACGCCGCCGTCGAGGCAGTGCCTTCGGAGGTGCTGGGGGCGCTGAAGCTCGCGGCGCTGCGCATCGAATCCCATCATCGCCGGCAGCTGCCGAAGGACGATATTTACGAGGATGACCTCGGTGTCGGTCTCGGCTCGCGCTGGACGGCGATCGAAGCGGTCGGCCTCTATGTTCCGGGCGGTACGGCGAGTTATCCGAGCTCGGTGCTGATGAATGCCGTGCCGGCCAAGGTCGCCGGCGTCGATCGCATCGTCATCGCCGTTCCCGCCACCGGCGGCGCCGTCAATCCGGCGGTGCTTGCTGCCGCCAAGCTTGTCGGCGTCACCGAGATTTATCGTGTCGGCGGCGCCCAGGCGATCGCGGCTCTTGCCTATGGCACCGAGACGATCGCCCCGGTCGCCAAGATCACCGGCCCCGGCAATGCATATGTCGCCGCCGCCAAGCGCCATGTCTTCGGCACCGTCGGCATCGATATGATCGCTGGCCCCTCCGAAGTGCTTGTCATTGCAGACAAGGACAACAATCCGGATTGGATCGCCGCCGACCTCTTGGCCCAGGCCGAGCACGATGTCAGTTCCCAGGCGATCCTCATCACCGATGATGCCGCATTCGGCAAGGCGGTGGAGCAGGCGGTCGAACGCCAGCTGAAGACGCTGAACCGGGCCGAGACGGCGGCAGCAAGCTGGCGCGATTTCGGCGCGGTCATCCTCGTTGCCGATCTGAAACAGGCCATTCCCTTGGCAAACCGTATTGCCGCAGAACATCTGGAACTCGCCGTCGTCGATCCGGACCGGCTGCTCGACGGCATCCGCAATGCCGGCGCGATCTTCATCGGCGCCCATACGCCTGAGGTGATCGGCGACTATGTCGGCGGTTCGAACCATGTGCTGCCGACGGCGCGGTCGGCACGCTTCTCATCCGGTCTTTCGGTGCTTGATTTCGTCAAGCGCACCTCGATCCTGCGTCTCGGCCCGCAGCAGCTCCGCACCCTCGGCCCGGCGGCGATCGCCCTTGCCGTTTCCGAAGGCCTCGATGCCCATGCGCGATCGGTCGCGATCCGCCTCAACCTCGAAAGGTGA
- a CDS encoding DUF2948 family protein, with product MTDLKLVALDNEDLAIISAHMQDSVFKVGDIDWSPRDAQFALAANRFVWEGAERKRKGFERRRAALVFKRVLAVRSLGIDRGKRDEVLSLLALRFEKKGEGPEGTVELSLSGTASIALDVECIEVQLADIGGAWEASSKPRHR from the coding sequence ATGACCGACCTGAAACTTGTTGCGCTCGATAACGAGGATCTTGCGATCATCTCCGCGCATATGCAGGACAGCGTCTTCAAGGTCGGCGACATCGACTGGTCGCCGCGCGACGCGCAGTTCGCGCTTGCCGCCAATCGTTTCGTCTGGGAAGGTGCCGAGCGCAAGCGCAAGGGTTTCGAGCGCCGCCGGGCTGCGCTGGTCTTCAAGCGTGTGCTTGCCGTCCGCTCGCTCGGCATCGATCGCGGGAAACGCGACGAAGTGCTGTCGCTGCTGGCGCTGCGCTTCGAGAAGAAGGGCGAGGGGCCGGAGGGCACGGTCGAGTTGTCGCTGTCCGGCACGGCCTCGATTGCGCTCGATGTCGAATGCATCGAGGTCCAGCTGGCCGATATCGGCGGCGCCTGGGAGGCGTCTTCCAAGCCTCGCCACCGCTGA
- the murA gene encoding UDP-N-acetylglucosamine 1-carboxyvinyltransferase, which translates to MDRIRIVGGNELNGIIPISGAKNAALPLMIASLLTSDTLTLENVPHLADVELLMRILGNHGVDVAVNGRRERQEDSYSRTIHFTCRTIVDTTASYELVSKMRASFWVIGPLLAREGHCRVSLPGGCAIGTRPVDLFIEGLTALGATMEIDAGYINAKAPAGGLIGARYTFPKVSVGATHVMMMAATLARGTTVIGNAAREPEVVDLANCLNAMGAKISGAGTATITIEGVTSLSGARHRVLPDRIETGTYAMAVAMAGGDVVLENTDVALLETAVETLRRAGAEISSTNNGMRIKRNGAGIRPVDIVTDPFPGFPTDLQAQFMALMTRSSGVSHVTETIFENRFMHVQELARLGARISLSGQTAKIEGVQRLRGAPVMATDLRASVSLVIAGLAAEGETTVSRVYHLDRGFERLEEKLTRCGAIVERISE; encoded by the coding sequence ATGGATCGTATCAGAATCGTCGGCGGTAATGAGCTGAATGGCATCATTCCGATTTCCGGCGCCAAGAATGCCGCACTGCCGCTGATGATCGCCTCGCTTCTGACCAGCGATACGCTGACGCTCGAAAACGTGCCGCATCTGGCCGATGTCGAGTTGCTGATGCGCATCCTCGGCAATCACGGCGTCGACGTTGCCGTCAATGGCCGCCGCGAGCGCCAGGAAGATTCCTATTCGCGCACGATCCATTTCACCTGCCGCACCATCGTCGATACCACGGCTTCTTATGAGCTGGTCTCGAAGATGCGCGCCTCCTTCTGGGTCATCGGGCCGTTGCTGGCGCGCGAAGGCCATTGCCGCGTTTCGCTGCCGGGCGGCTGTGCCATCGGCACGCGCCCCGTCGATCTCTTCATCGAGGGCCTGACGGCGCTCGGCGCGACCATGGAGATCGATGCCGGTTATATCAACGCCAAGGCGCCTGCCGGCGGCCTGATCGGCGCACGCTACACCTTCCCGAAGGTTTCCGTCGGCGCCACCCATGTGATGATGATGGCGGCAACGCTTGCCCGCGGCACGACGGTCATCGGCAATGCCGCCCGAGAGCCTGAGGTCGTCGATCTCGCCAACTGCCTGAACGCCATGGGCGCCAAGATCTCGGGCGCGGGTACTGCGACGATCACCATCGAAGGCGTCACTTCGCTCTCCGGCGCCCGCCACCGCGTCCTGCCGGATCGCATCGAGACCGGCACCTATGCCATGGCCGTCGCCATGGCCGGCGGCGACGTCGTGCTCGAAAATACCGATGTAGCGCTGCTCGAGACCGCAGTGGAAACCCTGCGCCGCGCCGGCGCGGAAATCTCGTCGACCAACAACGGCATGCGCATCAAGCGCAACGGCGCCGGCATCAGGCCGGTCGATATCGTCACCGATCCCTTCCCGGGCTTCCCGACCGATCTGCAGGCGCAGTTCATGGCGCTGATGACCCGTTCTTCCGGCGTCTCGCATGTCACCGAGACCATCTTCGAAAACCGTTTCATGCATGTGCAGGAGCTTGCCCGCCTCGGCGCCAGGATCTCGCTGTCCGGCCAGACGGCGAAGATCGAGGGTGTCCAACGCCTGCGCGGCGCCCCCGTCATGGCGACCGATCTGCGGGCCTCCGTCTCGCTCGTCATCGCCGGCCTTGCCGCCGAGGGCGAAACCACGGTGTCCCGCGTCTATCACCTCGACCGCGGTTTCGAGCGGCTCGAGGAGAAGCTGACCCGCTGCGGCGCCATCGTCGAGCGCATCAGCGAGTAA